aaaatgtaattccCTTCGGCTTCTGGAGAATTCTTTATTGAATAAGTAACCTTAgcttaaataataaaacattaaatcCTGCAGTTTTTAAGAAGTACATAGGTAGATGATAGTCTTAGTTTGAAATCAATTTTCCTCATATTTGGCCCTGTAAGCAACAGGCTAATTGTTTTGTGTATCTGTCTGGTGTGTTTGTGTTTACACATCTGAAACATCAGTACCTACCTGAAGTGAcattgtttactttttttctccaaaaattgGAGCCAAAAATTGGAGGAGTTTCCTGGGGAGGAAAAGGCACTGATTCAGTCATCTTCACTCCCCTATACCTGCATTACTGTGCATTCTTTATAGAAGTTTTCCAGGCCAAACTGTTTTGTCCACCTATGCATCTTTGTAGTGACCTCTTTTTAagttttgaaatggaaaaccAGAACCTATTGCAACACAAGACAGCTTGGTTGAAAAAATGTCCAGATCCAAATGTCCTCCTTCCATGATCCTTCCATTGAACTATTCGTGACTGTGCTAATTACAATATATTCTAGTTGCTTTTTCCCTGGAATTCACAAACCAAATATTGATCTTGTAATTCTGTGTTCTAAATTTGTTCTTCCTACAGACAGCATGCAAACTTGGCTGGCACATTAAGTGGTCATGGATCCTGGGTATTAAATGTAGCATTTTGTCCTGATGATACCCATTTTGTTTCCAGGTAATGAGGATTTTAAACTcttatgcttatttaaaaaaaaaaaagttttatatttataaatggaGATTAATCAGAAAGTAGATGTGTTCAAATTGCAGTGAAATCTGTAATGGAATAGCAAACATTACAATAAAAGACTCGAGCCTATTTCTGATGTGATAGCAGATGTAGTCAATACTATTTTATAGTGTAAGTcatctcactgcagtgtagtTCCCtacaagtgaaaaatattttaacgaAAAAGAAGGGCAATTTGATTCTAAATATCTGAAAAGCTGCTGTTAAAAAACAAGTACAACCTAATGTAGTAGTAGTACATGTTGATTGAGTTGAACTGTCTTAACAACTCTTAAAACAGCTTAGACAGTTGGGGGACCCAGTATATGTAATAGGCGTTTCTTGATCTTTGGATCAAGAATTTTCTGGCTAAAACAGGAGTCCTCATTTTCATATTGCAGATACTGAAACAGTGATGTATCTTAAAGGTTACTGGGACCTGGTGGAAGATGCAAATCTTTGTTAATTTATCCCTATCTTTTAAGCTCTGAAATAAACTATAGTTAATCTATTAACTTagtttttgattatttttccagttcatcTGATAAAAGTGTAAAAGTTTGGGATGCTGGAACAAGAACCTGTGTTCACACTTTCTTTGACCACCAAGATCAGGTATGTTACCAGCTTAAAACTGTCTGGTCTACCGTCACTTAACCTAAATTACTGTAAACAGGAAAACTTAAGTTGTGCAGTTGTGCGTGCTTGTGCTTAGAAGTGGAGTTGGACTTCAGCTTGCTATAATGAAATCTTAAAAACTGCAATTTTTAGGCACTTAATATCAATCTAATATTCCAAGAGTGGTATAGGTTGAGCTCTTCCACGGAGCCCATTTTTACAGGTCTAAACAAGGGCAATCCTGAGGGGCCAAATGGATTCGTATCAGACTGTATTTTTTATCTATGTGGTCTTATTCATTTTTATCACTTACACAGTGTGTGCACATGTAAGGGGGAGGGGGTTATTTAAAAGgatggtatttttaaaaaatgtttgaaactatccttgaaatgctgttttatttttcctgaagaaaagctGTAATTGAGTAAAGAGGTTACTTTTTTTCCGTATGTTAGGTGTTAAGTAGAACAAGgctgtattttaatgtttaagaGAAGACTTGAGAAGGGAAATTCCTGCATATTTAGGCTCTTTCTTCCACAGTACTTTTTTGCTGGTAACCCCCTTTTCAGTTATCTGCAGCTGTGAGGATTTTGATACCAAGCATAATTGGATTTCTAGTGTTGTTTTAGTTGTAACTACATGGATTTGTGGAAGGCAGGGATGCGTCAGCCCCCTGGAACACTTGATCCCTCGCTTTTAGGTACCAAAGCAAAATGGCATAtgggatttcccccaaaacacgTTGTTGATACAGCTATTTTGTAATTTTGTGTTAATGTGCTGGATAGACTTCATTCTTCTTGATGTTATCCTAATGAAAGGGATGAGTGAGAGTCATTTACAGGTTTTTAAGTTTTTAGTTCAAGCCACAGGACTGACCTGAACTTCTCTTAGTTTTGCACTGGTAAGTAAATGACTCTCAACCCAAAGATAAACTTGATCATTCTTTACCATATGCTGCTTCTCAGTCTGCATGAAAAGCACTTCAAAATACACTCAAGAAAAGATGGAAGCTAAGAGTGAAAAAGTCAGATATATGCTAACTGGGGCAAGTACACTTTGGTATTTTTCAAGCATCTGAAGGCTGCATAATCTGTAGTCAATACGAGGGGAAAGTAAGAAGTTACCAAGCAGCTAGAGGTCTCCTCACTTGTTACAAGCCTCATCACTTGTTAAAGCAGGAATTGTAACTGTATCAGCTCTGATAAGGTGTTCTTAAATAATACTCTTTTGCTTCAAGTAGTTGATATACATTACTTGGTGCAAAGATAAATAGATACTTGTTATAAATACTTGTTTTGTCTCAGTACCTCCCCTTTATCATCTTCTGTATGTCCTACTTGCAGGTTTGGGGAGTGAAATACAATGGAAGTGGGTCCAAAATTGTATCTGTTGGAGATGACCAAGAAATCCATATCTACGATTGTCCTGTTTAAATGTCTTGACTTAGAGCCTTTGGTTAACTTCCTTGGCAGTTCTTAAAAACACTGCaatccttgttttgtttttttatttgataaaaagcattttagtaATGCTCATCTGATTTCCCACTGAAAATCAGATAAATTTATATGCCATCTTTATTGTTTAGCATGAAATAAAGCtttacttttctaaaataaaagctatagTTGCAAGTAACCTGTAACTAATCcttggaaaaatgtatttttggaaatataCAGTCATGGGTGACGTAACTGGTCAGTTAATCTACCACTGCTATTTCTTCCTGGCTTTCCCACATAAATAGAGCTAAAAATTGTTGACCAGCTTGAACAAGCTTATTTTAGGAAAAGGAAGAGTGACTGAGATTGTGATACCCTTTGCTCATCTTAATGTTAGTCCTCTGTGGGGGATAGGGTCATGTAAGTTGAACACCTGTTCCAGCCATTGTATGGTGACAGGGGGCAGCTTCATCATGGTTTAGTTTGACTAAGGGCTAGTACTTGTTCTCAACCCTACTTCAATACAAATGCTGCTTTTATAAAGACACAAAATAGAATTTTACTTTGCTATCCTGGCATAGTACAAAGCAGTATATGCAAGGCACAGCCTTTTGTTACACTATTCATCTTACTTAAGACATGAGTACCAAAGCCCTAGGAAGTATAGAACACCACCTTCCAGGAAAGCCTGAGATAAAGAGCATAGGTTTctaaaaaagatcattttttgGGAGAAGTTGCTCTGGCTAAATCATTCTGAAGTCATGCACTGTATGCACAGGAGAGAGATACTTCATAACCTCCTTATTACACTTACACAGTTAAGCTGATGAAAGAAGCCTACTCTCATCTGTAGTTAAGGCAGAGACATGAGAACAGTACTATGAAGTAGTGGGGCAGGAATAAAATACTCTTGAAGTACAAAGTTAGCTAGCTAATTGAGTGCGTACACCAAGACATCTAAACTAGTTCAACAAAGAAGCAGGAACTTAGAGAAACATGTTCAAAAAGACTAGCTTACAAAGCacgaagagaaaaaacaaatgtgaagtTGTATTTATTATAAGTAACTTCAGCTATGTTTTATtctatgaaattaatttccagtatgaaaatatttacataagaCACTCCACTTCTTAACAGTATTGCCAGAGTCTTATATAAATAGCATAGGTGAAATAAAGTGAGAACCTTCACAGCACAAGAAAATGTATACCAACTCAGTTGGTACTCAGCTGTGTGACATTTGCTTTATATATAAAGACAAGAACACAATATAAATTAGTtacaaaaaaaagtgatactGACAGCGCAGCAACTCAATTTGCTGAACACAAAAACCAGAAGCAGTGGCTATTACAGCCATGCAGTTTTCATTgtgaaaatttacattttagatGATAGCCATTCCACCTTGCTTTAAGATGTCTGACATTGTACACCTGTTCTTGGAccctcttcatcttcttcataTGCTTCTCCCCCACTGTTACGGTAGGTTTGCTCACTAGGGTCAAAATCTTCAAGGTCTACCTGATCCATCTCATCTGTAATCATAACATCTTCTCgtggaggaagcagagcctCCAGCAGACTGAGTTTCTCCCTTGGAAGCCACTGGTGCTCTGGGAACTGGacctacaatttttttttttaaaaaacgaATAGTTACTCCTGATGCTAATAGATTTCTTTGCTACAGAAAATCAAGTAGTCAACTTACCAAAAATTGTATAATTAAGCTGCCTTTGTCCATTGGAGATTTGTAGATCGGCATCCCTTCATTGTAGATACATTTTAGGTCACCATGTTTTATCACTTCACCTGCACAAAAGTCAGGAGTTGTAAGCCATCTTACATGACAGAGGTTTCATAACCAATAAAAACAATCTTTAGGTTACAAAGCAATCTATAGAAAACAGCACATACTGAAGCAcactaaaacaaagcaaagtaagAAAGACACCAAATAAAAGTTCATCTCGAGTATTTCCTCTACTGGAGAGAAATCAGCTTTTCTTAGAACAGCCTCCAGGCTGAATTAGCATATAATACGTAAGTTTCTGGCCTCTCGTGGCCTGTCTATCCTGCAACTGAAGTAGTGACTTCCTAAGAAGCATTTGACAACTTTAGCTGTAATTCTGCATGCAATGTTTCAGTTCTTAGTTTTGCCACTCCTGATTTAAATGACTGCAAGCACAGTTTGGATTTGTTGCATCAGCTGATTAAGAAACAGCTCTAGCACAATCCAAAAGACAAGCAGTTTGCATGGCGTCAGAATTCTGAAGACCTACCTGGCCTAGATGATACGACAAGGACTCTGTTATCAAGAGTTTCAATAGTCTTTTTGAAGCCACATAAAGCCTCCGAGAGTTGAATTCTCATTTTTGTAATTAGGTCATGCCCTCGCCTCTGAAAGACACCGTGATCCTTTTGATCAAGTACAATTATAACATCACCAGGCTCCAGATCAGGCTCCTGGTCACCTTCTCCATGAAATACTATCTTCTGACCATCTTTCatacctgcagaagaaaagcagtttaCTCTCAACGGAATTATTAGAATGGGATTAGGGATGCAGAACAAATACACGTCTCTCACCTTTATCAACATGAACTTCAAtgatctttttctctcttacaaCCTTACAGCCATTGCAGTTGTCACACCTGTCCTTTGGATTTATTCTTTCACCTTGGCCTTTGCATTCTGGACACACAGTTTGGATTTGCTGTACCATGCCAGGTCCAATCTGCTGAACTAGAACTTGCATTCCTCTTCCTTTACACACAGGGCACTTTTCTACTGCCCCTCGCTTTCCACCATAGCCTTTAACAAAAGAAGGTAAAGGTgatctcaggggaaaaaaaattattctacAATAGTCAAGCTACAACTCACTGACTTCAAGAGAACCTCTGAGCAGCTTAAGTAGATCTGTAATGCAATTCCAATTTAATTAGAATTTAGTTTCCATGACAAACATGCCCCACAAGTTAGGAGTTTTAACATACAAAAGAGAAAGCCAACTTCTCTACTCACAGCTCATTTTATTAGTCTCTCCCTTCACTGCCAgccctcttcttccctccccccccacccccccccgatTATCTTGATTTTGAATGAATCATCAACATACAGCCTTCCAGAGCTAGATTTTTCCATTAACACCTTGGTAAGAATCTGTTtagtaaaaacataaaaacatactAAGATACAAGACTACAGTAAGATTTACTTCAGTGAAGATCAGGCATTATGGATGCTTAAGAGGTGTAAAATGAGTTGCACAACTCAAGCTACAGTTCTACTGCCAGTTATTCAAGAAAAAGTTTAACAAAACAGCTGTTTATTAAAGCTTCTGATTCAAGTATTTAATTAAAGTGCCCTTAATGATAGTTTATCGAGAGTTCAAGTCTGCCATTAGACCAATAGGTTAACAACACTGTCTAGGAAGAGGACCTTACTCTTGGATGAACGTTGGCATAAAGCAGCCTGAttcggggggggagggagaaagatatatataaaaaatcatACTTTGTTCCTAGCCCTCCACTATGTTCTTCAAGAAAATCTTGGAATAAGAGGTGTTTGAAACCACTGCTTATTTTACCTTCACATTTCCCACAGATAACATTCTTCTGCAGTGCCAGTTTCCTTGTAACGCCATTATATAAGTCTTCAAGAGATACACCTAACTGGTGCACAACATTCTTGCcttggaaaaacagagaaagaaagattaattcTGGTTCAGCTACTGGGAGGACTAACGCTTATTTAAAGGCTTCTATACTTGTTCATACATGCAGTCTCACTGAAGAAATGTTAAGTTCATTCCAGACTTTGAACAGAGCTCAGCCCCCTTAAAAGCATGTGCAGTTCCATCAGCTTCCACTAAGCTGCACCCACTTAGGTCAGAACAAAGTTGAGCTGTAGTTAAGTAAAGCATCATTAAAGCCACCCAACCCCTCTTTCTACCCATAATTTTATAAGCTTAACCAAAACAGAAAGATGCAAGGACACTACCAGCTTCAGATCTAGTCAATTTAGAAATTGCTGTTAGGCCTACCTATATATTTCCATGCCACTTCATAGCATGATTTCAAAGACATGTCACCAAGTTACTACTTGCTCTTCCAACAGGCATTGGGAATGAACAAGAAGAAATCATTATGGGTTTTTGGCAACAGTATGTACTCTGTGCCACATAATTTCTCCCACATCTTTTCATGGGATTCAACATTAACTTAAGTTGATGGTGTCCTTTGAAGCAAGTTGCCCAAAGCATATGAGCAAGTGAGGCACAAATTTAGAAAGAAGGTAACTTAAAACTTATCTGCTAGCCATCTTGACAAATATTTCCCCCTCCCCTAAAAATTACCCATAcccattttaacaaaaataaaataagcacaaCTAATCAGAAAGATTGCTATGGCTACATCATGTTATCTACTTTATTAGAATCTTACTACTAGAATAACTGAAATTCATAGGTTACTTGATCTATTAATTCATCTAGTAAAACCCACACTATGTGCACTTAGCAGAACAGCAGTACCAGAGCACACGTGTTTTATGCTTAAGTGTATGGTTAGAATTTCTAGAACTTGTTTAGAACTGTGTACCTCTTCTCTCTCTATTCATTCGGCCTCCACCACCAAAGAACATGTCAAAGATGTCCATGGGTGAAGAGAAGCTGCCGCCACTCAGGCCTCCTTCTT
This Anser cygnoides isolate HZ-2024a breed goose chromosome 11, Taihu_goose_T2T_genome, whole genome shotgun sequence DNA region includes the following protein-coding sequences:
- the DNAJA4 gene encoding dnaJ homolog subfamily A member 4, whose product is MVKETEYYDILQVKPTASSEEIKRAYRKLALKYHPDKNPSEGERFKLISQAYEVLSDPKKRDLYDQGGEQAIKEGGLSGGSFSSPMDIFDMFFGGGGRMNRERRGKNVVHQLGVSLEDLYNGVTRKLALQKNVICGKCEGYGGKRGAVEKCPVCKGRGMQVLVQQIGPGMVQQIQTVCPECKGQGERINPKDRCDNCNGCKVVREKKIIEVHVDKGMKDGQKIVFHGEGDQEPDLEPGDVIIVLDQKDHGVFQRRGHDLITKMRIQLSEALCGFKKTIETLDNRVLVVSSRPGEVIKHGDLKCIYNEGMPIYKSPMDKGSLIIQFLVQFPEHQWLPREKLSLLEALLPPREDVMITDEMDQVDLEDFDPSEQTYRNSGGEAYEEDEEGPRTGVQCQTS